The following are encoded in a window of Collinsella aerofaciens genomic DNA:
- a CDS encoding GntR family transcriptional regulator codes for MPKAIYEGIYREIRSRIINGTYAFQEMLPTEAELTAEFGCTRNTVRRALSMLADGMFVQPIHGKGVRVIWLKGETDMLGALEEVESFGEFAKRNNAVASTDVKSFEHLVCTEQLSRHLGFKVGEELIRVVRVRSLNGNARQVDHGYFLASIAKGLTPEIAADSIYGYLEHKRGVKVMASRRTVSVELANDEDCSYLDLGKYNCVAVMESQSYTSDGILFEVTHTRTHPEIFHYRVNSKR; via the coding sequence ATGCCAAAAGCGATATACGAAGGAATCTACCGAGAAATACGCTCGCGCATCATTAATGGGACCTATGCGTTTCAGGAGATGCTGCCAACCGAAGCCGAGCTGACCGCGGAATTTGGCTGCACGCGCAATACCGTCCGCCGCGCTTTGAGCATGCTGGCCGACGGGATGTTTGTGCAGCCCATACACGGCAAGGGCGTGCGCGTTATTTGGCTTAAGGGCGAAACCGACATGTTGGGCGCACTCGAAGAGGTTGAGTCGTTTGGCGAGTTTGCAAAGCGCAACAATGCCGTTGCATCGACGGACGTTAAGTCTTTCGAACATCTGGTTTGCACCGAGCAACTCTCTCGTCACCTGGGCTTTAAGGTGGGCGAGGAGTTGATTCGCGTAGTGCGTGTCCGAAGCCTCAACGGCAACGCGCGCCAAGTGGACCATGGCTATTTTTTGGCGTCGATCGCCAAGGGCCTGACTCCCGAGATCGCGGCAGATTCTATTTACGGCTATCTGGAGCACAAGCGCGGTGTCAAAGTGATGGCGAGCCGTCGTACGGTGAGTGTCGAGCTCGCCAACGATGAGGACTGCAGCTATCTTGACCTCGGCAAATACAACTGCGTTGCCGTCATGGAGAGTCAGTCGTACACCTCGGATGGCATCTTGTTTGAGGTGACGCACACTCGCACACACCCCGAGATCTTCCATTACCGCGTCAATTCCAAGCGATAG
- a CDS encoding PTS transporter subunit EIIC, whose amino-acid sequence MLQKIQRFGGAMFAPAMLFSISGLMVGVSALATTADIVGDLAVYGTPWYVFWAIIQRGSWTVFKRLPLLFAVALPIGLAQKQPARCCLEALVAYFAYCFFLSEIIKLSGDNLGLEYPSSLTSASGITVIDGIKTLDTGIIGPLAVSATVVAIHDRFYDAKVPDWLGTFSGSSLVYLISFFAVFALAAISAAIVPYVYDVTDTLRHALAGVGPFGVGIFVFLERALEPFGLHHLLYMPIYYDNLVINDGIYATWSSLLPILSHSTRPLNELAPWAGFTATGWVKLFGLPAIAAAFYSTAKPERRAGLRVILVPAIIASVVCGVTEPLEFLFMFTHPGLFLLYAVLSSCLATAMNLFGIVGIFSGGLMEMAAFNFIPLMRTHAGAYLLALGIGLAFSLIFFVSFRALILVYDLKTPGREDHVVNRAAIDCLTGSDFAKEQSPNDEVNSRSDQDHVLAERVIQLLGGVGNIVGATNCATRLRVEVADPSIVADNASFVAVGAKGLIITGKTAQVVIGISVPRVKEHFDQIMGLEPEFVPTTSASPAASAAHKRGDICFFDIDGTLAWQDPRLAQDLPEDERDLSPYPNEAVSQAIREFVANGNMAFICTGRTLSCIHPKLLELPWTGIVCLAGGYAEINGHAIRDLSMTPSMLQRLAPYLEQSGEVIRFEGLNGVVRMSADAPDAPGYARTLGDAVTQLQHYSVYKILMSTSLANHIAQDKALEPLLCFNELELEVTEISPRECTKRGGIQSVLDALDPHHGTVYGIGDASNDVSLMNAVDVGIAMGNAPDYLKDKADYVTDTVDHDGVVAALEHFRLI is encoded by the coding sequence ATGCTGCAAAAAATCCAACGCTTTGGCGGGGCAATGTTCGCGCCCGCCATGCTGTTTTCTATATCAGGCCTCATGGTCGGCGTCTCCGCTCTCGCAACGACTGCGGACATCGTCGGCGATCTCGCCGTATACGGAACCCCTTGGTACGTTTTCTGGGCTATCATCCAGCGCGGCTCGTGGACGGTCTTTAAACGCCTCCCGCTCCTTTTTGCCGTAGCGCTGCCCATCGGTCTTGCCCAAAAACAACCGGCTCGTTGCTGCCTCGAGGCTCTCGTCGCCTATTTTGCCTACTGCTTCTTTTTGAGCGAGATCATTAAGCTGAGCGGAGACAACCTTGGACTTGAGTACCCGTCATCTTTGACCTCCGCCAGCGGTATCACCGTCATCGACGGCATCAAGACGCTCGACACCGGCATTATCGGCCCGCTGGCGGTATCGGCAACCGTCGTTGCCATCCATGACCGCTTCTACGATGCCAAGGTTCCCGATTGGCTCGGCACCTTCTCGGGCTCCTCGCTGGTCTACCTCATCAGCTTTTTTGCCGTGTTTGCCCTTGCTGCTATCTCGGCCGCCATCGTGCCCTACGTATACGATGTAACCGATACGCTGCGTCACGCGCTTGCAGGCGTCGGTCCCTTTGGCGTGGGCATCTTTGTCTTTTTAGAACGAGCACTCGAGCCCTTTGGCCTGCACCACCTGCTCTACATGCCGATCTACTACGACAACCTGGTCATTAACGACGGCATCTACGCCACGTGGAGCAGTTTGCTCCCCATCCTCTCCCATAGCACGCGCCCCCTTAATGAGCTTGCGCCGTGGGCCGGTTTTACCGCCACCGGCTGGGTCAAGCTCTTTGGCCTTCCTGCCATCGCAGCTGCGTTCTACTCCACCGCAAAACCCGAGCGCCGCGCCGGCCTCAGGGTCATCCTTGTTCCCGCCATCATCGCCTCGGTGGTTTGCGGCGTTACCGAGCCACTCGAGTTTCTCTTTATGTTCACCCACCCCGGGCTCTTTTTGCTCTACGCCGTCTTATCGTCTTGCCTTGCCACAGCCATGAATCTCTTTGGCATCGTCGGCATCTTCTCGGGCGGCCTCATGGAGATGGCAGCCTTCAACTTTATTCCGCTCATGCGCACGCATGCCGGTGCCTATCTTTTGGCGCTCGGTATCGGCCTTGCCTTTAGCCTCATCTTTTTTGTTAGTTTTCGAGCACTCATCTTGGTCTATGACCTTAAGACTCCGGGCCGCGAGGATCATGTCGTCAATCGCGCGGCAATCGATTGTTTAACGGGAAGCGACTTTGCCAAAGAGCAATCTCCCAATGACGAGGTCAATAGTCGATCCGATCAAGATCACGTCCTCGCTGAGCGGGTAATTCAGCTTTTAGGTGGCGTTGGCAATATCGTGGGCGCAACCAACTGCGCCACGCGCCTGCGCGTCGAGGTCGCAGACCCTTCCATCGTTGCAGATAACGCGTCGTTTGTCGCGGTGGGCGCCAAGGGCCTCATCATTACGGGCAAGACCGCCCAGGTGGTCATCGGCATCTCCGTTCCCCGCGTTAAAGAGCATTTTGACCAGATCATGGGCCTCGAGCCGGAATTTGTGCCCACCACCTCGGCCTCCCCTGCCGCCAGCGCAGCCCATAAGCGCGGCGATATTTGCTTCTTCGATATCGACGGAACGCTCGCCTGGCAAGACCCCAGGCTCGCCCAAGACCTTCCCGAAGACGAGCGGGACCTCTCCCCCTATCCCAACGAGGCGGTTTCGCAGGCAATCCGCGAGTTTGTCGCCAACGGCAACATGGCCTTTATCTGCACGGGACGTACCCTCAGCTGCATCCACCCCAAACTTCTTGAGCTGCCTTGGACCGGCATCGTCTGTCTTGCGGGCGGTTACGCCGAGATCAACGGACACGCAATTCGCGATCTGTCGATGACGCCCAGCATGCTGCAGCGTCTTGCCCCCTACCTTGAGCAATCGGGCGAGGTCATCCGCTTTGAGGGCCTCAACGGCGTCGTGCGCATGAGTGCCGATGCGCCCGATGCTCCCGGATACGCGCGCACCCTGGGCGACGCAGTCACGCAGCTGCAACATTACAGTGTCTACAAGATCTTGATGTCTACATCGCTCGCCAACCACATCGCTCAAGATAAGGCACTTGAGCCGCTGCTGTGCTTTAACGAGCTCGAACTCGAGGTAACCGAAATCTCGCCCCGCGAATGCACGAAGCGCGGGGGCATCCAGTCTGTACTCGACGCCCTCGATCCCCACCACGGAACCGTATACGGCATCGGCGACGCCAGCAATGACGTCTCGCTGATGAACGCCGTCGATGTCGGTATCGCCATGGGCAATGCACCGGACTATCTCAAGGATAAGGCCGATTACGTGACCGACACCGTCGATCACGACGGTGTCGTTGCGGCGCTCGAGCATTTTAGGCTGATTTAG
- a CDS encoding peptidoglycan-binding domain-containing protein, whose product MEPITTGMQGAAVEDVQSRLLQLGYTIDAAEVTDKYFGATTEQAVSTFRLDSGLAAGHAVDIPCWSALVDASYKLGDRTLYLRMPNFHGADVQALQRALNVLGFACGEDDGYFGPHTEAALQQFQENVGLFADGMAFQDTYAYINRLHHVWEGKPSVTEAESRIGFARAANVLERFQIAVIGEDPIARSVASRMWNIATATTDNSGMMLCDSEVPTDVDLVLEITSDELPADAAPRATIALAECHNLAQRIRTANVAAQQKPARIRIELTGMTRYNGTFTASDAQTLAVRLLDGVCDALAD is encoded by the coding sequence ATGGAACCTATTACAACGGGCATGCAAGGAGCAGCCGTCGAGGACGTGCAGTCTCGTCTCCTGCAGCTCGGCTACACGATTGATGCCGCCGAAGTCACCGACAAGTACTTTGGAGCCACCACTGAGCAGGCCGTCAGCACCTTCAGGCTCGACAGCGGCCTTGCTGCCGGTCATGCCGTCGATATCCCCTGTTGGAGCGCCCTTGTAGACGCTTCGTATAAGCTGGGCGACCGCACCCTCTATCTGCGCATGCCCAATTTCCATGGCGCCGATGTGCAGGCCCTGCAGCGCGCTCTCAACGTTTTGGGCTTTGCCTGTGGCGAAGACGACGGCTACTTTGGTCCGCATACCGAGGCCGCCCTGCAGCAGTTCCAGGAAAATGTCGGCCTGTTTGCCGACGGCATGGCCTTCCAGGACACCTACGCCTACATCAACCGCCTGCACCATGTGTGGGAGGGCAAGCCCTCGGTCACCGAAGCCGAGTCCCGCATCGGTTTTGCTCGCGCCGCCAACGTGCTCGAGCGCTTCCAGATTGCCGTTATCGGCGAGGACCCCATCGCACGCAGCGTTGCGTCGCGCATGTGGAATATCGCCACGGCAACGACCGACAACAGCGGCATGATGCTCTGTGACTCCGAGGTCCCAACCGACGTTGACCTGGTGCTCGAAATCACAAGCGACGAGCTGCCCGCCGACGCCGCACCGCGCGCCACGATTGCCCTCGCCGAGTGCCACAACCTGGCCCAGCGCATCCGCACCGCCAATGTCGCCGCGCAGCAGAAGCCGGCTCGCATTCGCATTGAGCTCACGGGCATGACGCGCTACAACGGCACTTTCACGGCCAGCGACGCGCAGACACTCGCCGTACGCCTGCTCGATGGCGTTTGCGATGCCCTCGCAGATTAG
- a CDS encoding polyprenyl synthetase family protein has translation MSSPFTSFLAQHFDQINAYLATFFDGQATSADIERYLYAPLSAFTANAGKRHRPLICMLAATAVGGSFESARSAAAAIEHFQSGALIHDDIADNGQLRRGKPCMHLTEGTGLAINCGDLALTMVTKTVLDDPTLESDVKLRVLHELTEMIVRTIEGQALDLGWVRDGRFDISVDDYLDMATHKTAFYSGATPLAAGAIIGGGSDEQIEALRAFGLHTGLAFQIQDDLLNLIGTKEAANKDFRTDITEGKRTLVAVHALSDERHHDEVEAILSSGTDDPAQLARAVEIFQETGSIDYAHTYALDLTAKAKAAIENVELDPHARELFLSMADFFVERLN, from the coding sequence GTGTCCAGTCCGTTTACCAGCTTTTTAGCCCAGCACTTTGACCAGATTAACGCCTATCTGGCCACGTTCTTTGACGGACAGGCGACCTCTGCCGATATCGAGCGCTACCTGTATGCGCCGCTCTCGGCTTTTACGGCCAACGCCGGCAAGCGCCACCGCCCGCTTATCTGCATGCTCGCCGCAACCGCAGTGGGCGGTAGCTTTGAGAGCGCCCGCAGCGCCGCGGCAGCCATCGAGCATTTCCAGTCGGGCGCGCTGATCCACGACGACATCGCCGACAACGGACAGCTTCGTCGAGGCAAGCCCTGCATGCACCTTACCGAGGGCACGGGCCTTGCCATCAATTGTGGCGACCTGGCGCTCACCATGGTCACCAAGACGGTTCTCGACGACCCCACGCTGGAGTCCGACGTGAAGCTGCGCGTGCTCCACGAGCTTACCGAGATGATCGTCCGCACCATTGAGGGTCAAGCACTCGACCTGGGTTGGGTCCGTGACGGGCGCTTTGATATCTCGGTTGATGACTACCTGGACATGGCGACGCACAAGACCGCGTTTTACAGCGGAGCCACGCCGCTTGCCGCCGGAGCCATTATCGGCGGCGGCAGCGATGAGCAAATCGAAGCGCTGCGCGCCTTTGGCCTACACACAGGCCTCGCCTTTCAGATTCAGGACGACCTGCTCAACTTGATCGGCACCAAAGAGGCCGCCAACAAGGACTTCCGCACCGACATCACCGAGGGCAAGCGCACGCTTGTCGCCGTACACGCCCTCTCTGATGAGCGCCACCACGACGAGGTCGAGGCGATTCTTTCCTCGGGCACCGATGATCCCGCGCAGCTCGCACGCGCTGTGGAGATCTTCCAGGAGACCGGCTCCATCGATTACGCCCACACTTACGCGCTCGACCTGACCGCTAAGGCCAAAGCGGCCATCGAGAACGTTGAGCTTGATCCGCACGCACGCGAGCTGTTCCTCTCCATGGCAGATTTCTTTGTGGAGCGCCTTAACTAA